GCGTGCAGCTCTTCCTTACCGTCACAGTTGTCGGCCGTGGTTCCGGCGAGCGTATAATGTTAACGCTGATGTTAATGCGCTTCGGCTTGATGTCCTGCAGCGACGTGGAGCAGTTCAGATTGGTGGAGGTCAGAAAGGAGCCACTGCGAGCGGCCAGCTCGGCGTTAAAGAACGACTTGCTGCGGCAGTCCTCCGGTGTGGCGGGTTGCGATTCCTCCGCCATGCGCAGCTTCTGGTCGGACAGCCAGGCATGCTTGCGTATCTTGTTTTTACGCGCTATCGGCGTGTCCGGTAGGGTAAAATCGCCGATCGTGAAACGGAACGAGTTGTTCAGCTTCGGCGTAATGCTGCGGCGCCTGGTGCCGGGCGAGCTGTCGCAAGATTTCGACGGATGATTGCGCTGCAGCGGCGTGCCCTTATCCTCGCTATCGCTACACGAAGGCCGCACGGGCTGTAGATTTATTTGCGGCGGGTCGGAAATAATTTGCTCCAATGATTTTGTGGTAGAGCTGTCCTTTTGCACACTGTCGAGGAATTTGCCCTCTGAACTGTCCCTGTTATGTTGCACCCCATCTTGATCGTTCTGTTCGATGAAGCTTTTGTTAAGCTGATGCTGCACCTCAAACAGCTCCTTGGCCGCCTTCTTGTTGGCACGCGGTGGTTTCTTGTGCTTTTTCACCGTGCTGGTACGATCATAGATCACCTGCTTGGAGGACGATTTGGGCGAGAGGAATTTATTGTTAAAATCAAAGATCGTTTGATAGATTGCTGAGTTGGACAGGCTGAAGGTTGAGCTGAGCGGCGACTTTTTGTCTAGCACCGGTGGCCGTTCCTTGCCACTCGGTTGGGAGGGAACCTCTGGCTGCTGGTGAGCCTGTGGGGACACTTTCACCTTGTTGATTTTCCGAACCGGTTTTTTCGGAAGCTGCTTTGGTGTTTTCGCTAGCTCCGATTCCTCCGTGTGGAAGTAGATCTTGTCCGCCTTCtcgatgtgtgcgctctgCTTTCTTACGTCATTCAGCTCATTCTTGAGCCGCACTTCCGACGAGTTAGCGTGCTCCTCGTAATCCTCCGCCAGCCAGTCGTACGTGCCGTTCTTCTCCATCcccagctcgagcagcagaCAGTCCAGCAGGTCGGCCACGTTGCCCATGGTAATTTTCCTACTGTTCAGATCCCCCAGTCCGCCTTCGAAAATCTGGCGGAACCGCTCGCACCGCTCCTTTTCAAACATCGGCAGTGGCAGATCGGCGGAGGTGTGCAGCTTCTCCAGCTCGGCCCTATTGTACACGACGAACGGGACGTACCCGTTCAGGATTTCCCACAGCAGGAGCGCGATCGAGTAGACGTCGGTGCTCTTGCTCGGATAGACGAAGCTCGCCTTCGGgatcagcagctcgggtgccACGTAGTAGAAGAGCGAAAACTTCTCCCGGTATTCCTTGCAGTAGGGAAGGAATCGGCTCGCCCGGCAGTCGTAGCCCGAACCTTCGCCGAACGAAAGCTGTGCGGCGTGGGATGGTTTGAAGCGCGTTTCGCACACCTCCGACGAGAGCTTGCGGTACTTGTCGCGCAGGAACTGCTCGTCGTTCTTGATCAGCCGCGCGTAGGTGGTGATCTTTTTGAGCTCGTCGTGCTGCGACGACGTCATTGAGTTGCGGGACGAGGAGGTGCTGCCGTACCGATTCTCAATCTCACGCCGCACCTCGTCCGAGGACGCATCCGTCGTCAGCTCGAACGAGGTTAGCTTGACGGAGTACGGGTAGCGGCGCATCAGGATGCAGCCGCTAGATATGTTGGAGTGTATGTAGCCGCACTCCTGCAGATAGCAAACGGCAGATGAGATTTGCTGCACCACTGTAGTTGCATGAATCAGCGACAAGCGCTTATTCTGTGAACaatgaaagaataaaaaaacagattaatATTTGATCAACGACCGTTTACCTCATGGCAAAACGAGACTTACCATTTTGTGGATGTAATCAAAGAGCGTAAAATCGAACGGTTCCAGCAGTAGCGTAGCCTGGTTCAAAGCCGAATCGTACGACACGGCCATCAGCGTTGCCATCGTCGGGTGACGGACCTGCGACAGCACCTCAAAGTCTCGCCTGCAAGCTTCTTCCGCAAAGTACAGACTACGCTCCATGTTCAGCGAGTACTTGCGCAGGGTCACCGCTCCGCCGCGGAACAGTCCGCACGAAAACTCTAGCGGGCAGGCGAAGGCACTGCGCAGGCAACCAACCCGGTAGCGCACCTCGTTCGGGAAGCACGTCAACAGATTGCTGCCAATGGTGCGCCGGAAGCTTTCCAGCAGATTTTGCTCCGAGTAGCGCGTCTGCAGGAAGTCGTCTGACATCTGGATGTTTTTGCTCCACTTCTGCAGCGAATCCAGCTCGAGCAGAATGTCCTGCGGATCGTCCTGCAGTGCGAGTTGGGCCAGCTGGGCATCGATCTCCCGCTGGCGGGTTTCCAGCATCTCGTCCACACGCTCCATCTCGAGCCGTTCCCGgtcctgctgctggtcgagcggctcgtcctcgtcctccttCAGCGTGCTCGCACTCGAACGATCGAGATCGGTAATGATGCGTCGCGATCTGCCCTTCAGCACACTGATCGGctcgatgatgatgctggtaGAGTCATCGTGGAAGGCGGTCGTTTGCAGAAACTGAAAGTTTTCGTTTATCAGCTGCTCGCAGTTGCGTATCTCGGCCAGCGTGTCCTGCCCGGGCGTAAGATGCTTGGAGTTGTTTTGATCCGGCTTGGTCTCGGCCGTCGTGTCCGCGTTGTCACTGAACGGCAGTGCGTAATCGACCAGATCTCCGTGCTTGTTGACGATCGTCTGGTAGGAAAGGGATTTGTGTCGCTGCTTTGATGATGCAGGTGCTCGTTCTTCTTGAGCACTGGCGGGCTTCATCGAGCCACGGTAGGCGCGCGACGAGATGACGTGCTCGTCGTACACGGAGGATGAGTTTAGCTCGTACTTCCGGTACGATCCCGTCAGCGGTGAATCGGAATCACTGTGGTGGCGTTGTTTCGGCAGACAGCTCGACAGCCTGACGGACGCTGTTGGGGCTGACGACTGAGCGCCCACGGTGGGCGGTGCCGGTGCTGGCTTGTCTTTAAACACACGTGGGCGGGCCTTCAAATTGCTCTGCTTTTTGGGCGTCCCGTCAGCGTACGGGCTGGCGTTCGCTTTGTAGAACAGGCGCGGCGGGCTCTGCACCATGTACGAATCACCAAACGTGCCGTTGATGTGGTGTGCTTCAAACTCGGCCACCTCGTTCTCGTAGATCGTGTTGTTTGGTTTCGGCGTGGCAGTAGCTTTCGTGCGCTTCCGCAGCCGGTCGGTCGGGTCCGAGACAAGCACCGCCGGAAGGGAAAAGCGCGTATCGCTCGGATTGGAATGATTTTTCTCGATCGTTTTGCCGTTGTTGTTCCACTGACTGGTGCAGTGCTGGGACGAGGCGTTGGACGAGGTGTCCGTCGGGATGCGGTTGATGTTACGATAGAACTCGACCGAGCGCTTCGGTTTCTTGGGCGCTGCTGCGTCCGTCAGCAGCGAGCAAGGCGTCCCGGGCGGGGCGCCAGTCGTCGCGGATCGATGGTGACGTGCGTAGCGTGGGGATTTGGGCACCTCGAACCGGCTTGCCGAACGGTTCAGTATCATCCGCTCGTCCCGTGCCAGCTCGATGTCCGAGCTGAAATCGCCATCGTCGCTGTCGTCGTGATCGGAAGCTTCCTCCTTGATGGTGCCGTGTGCGGACAGTGTAATTCTCGGCGGAAGTGTCGCGTGCAGCTGGCCGGTTGGGGTTTTCGGTTCGGAGTGGATGTCGCTGTTGCGCTGCTGTGCCCGCCAGTCGTTGAATTTGGCCAACGCTTCCAGGTAGGCTAGATCTTGCACTTGGCCCACCTTCGGGGGAGCACTGTCCCGCCGCCGGTGGCGCTTGTCTCTGCAAAAGGTTTgaggagaaaataaaattaataaataatttaacattttgAAAAGCATTACAATTGAAATCGCCTAACCACACGAGTGTCCGTGGGAATGTGGCCGTGTACGCCAAAGCACTTTGTCCAACTGTTCCAGACCCTTACCACAATAGTGTGACACAGTTTTGACTCTGCACTCTGTTTTGTTTAGTGCCCATGTAGCTAATTTCTCACTTGACACCTTGCTGCACATCGTCTGCGTCTTGGCCGTGTTTCCAAGACACACAACGGACATCGTTCCTCAACACATTCGTTGTTGAAACGGTTTATGCAAAAACTGGCCGTAAAGATCAGCACAACAAAAAGGAAGGAGGCACATGTTCGCATAAATTGTTGCACCTCCAGTAACTCCCGCCTCTGGGAAAGCTTCCCATCGTTTTAGGCTAGTGTCCATCATCACCTAACTGGGACTGAGGTTTCATTTGTAGCTGTACGATAATTTTGCTCCCCTGaatgtttattaaattatacGCCCAATGTGAGAAAGGCTAAAAAGGTATTTTACGTGTACGAAGGCGCTTCCGCGAAAGCATGTTGGGAAGCACCCGGCCGGAACGGGTACATCTCGGTCACCTATGAGTGAGAGTTACTAGGacggaaagtgtgtgtgtgtggcgtgaACCGAGATTTGAACTCGCACCGCAGTTCGGAAGTACACCCTTGTACAGTCGGAGCGCTGCCACAGATCGGAGCGACATGATTACACTGATCGCGcggcgtttgtgtgttttcatcGCAAACCGAAAACTGCAAAGCTCTACTGAAAGGCATAGAAAGTGACAGTTGGGGAAGCCTCCATCGCTCGCGGGTGCAGCAAACCGATTTTCACACTTTCCATCAGCTGGATCAGCTCATCCGAGCAACAGCCCCGCCATCCAGGAGTGGCTCAGGTAAATGCAGTTGCAAAAGCCAGCCCCGTTTGATGTCCCCGCGTGGTTGAAATGGTAGAAactagcacacacaaaaatatacTCTCCCAACTATAACTGATTCGCTAAGGCAACTGTGAGCTAGCAGAACAAATATTTCATACCGCAGACCTGGAACCCAGTGCTCACCACCTGTGCACAACCAAGAGAGCGCAGGCAAACAAAGTGCCGCCCGCGGAACGCTGCGTAATTGGTGAGCTATTTTTTATGCTTTAATTTAAGTTAAACATTGTGACAGGCGGCAAATGCTGCTCATAATTCGTCTGGCTTTCATCGGCGACTATTTAAAGTTGGTCCGTTTCGATTCAATTGGGATCAGGCTTaaacaatcaaataaaacCCGTGCGTGACGGGAAAAGCAGTGAGCATTGGCAGGGCACGGAACTAAACGGTCTCGGCCAAACACTTTCTCGGAAACTGAAGGGAAGAAAATGGGAGAATATTAATTTGCTGGATTTGACTTATAATTCAGATAAAAACGCAACGTTTATTTGGACGATGTGTTAACTCTGCTGTATTTGGAAATTCCTTATATCGTGTTTATCTCAGCCTTTTAATCAATAAAACCGCGAATGAAATCATCTGCATAAAGATATTATTtaatgccttttttgtttaaaaaacagcaaaaagcaaataaaaaggaaattttatttttttaaatacaaaaaatatgatacttttaaaaaaaaagtggataaataataataataaagtgAATAAGCAAGAGCAAGTAGCATGAGGAGAGAGTGAAAAGTTGTATTATTAAGCAATTAAAAAAGTCATCTAAGGAATGCCGTTGAATGATTGAAGTGATATCAAAtgaagttatttatttatgaacGGAAAGACGGATCGATATGACCTGTCGTATGACTCAAGCGAAAGGAagataaactaaaaaaagtgcaaaacatTGAAAGATCAACAATAACTACGGGGTTATGTCATAATGCAATTTCATTGAACGGAAAAGTCTTACTCGCGGACGTACTCATTTTCAATCGCTATTAGTAGACAAAACTGTATCAGATGACATCGGTCGCAGTTTAATCTCCACGCAATGATATTTAATAGTGTTGGGTAAGTctaattcatgttcatgaattTTGATGATTCTATGtaatgattcaatgaatctgaagATCTGCTATGGAAAAGATatggaaagattcatgaattatcagagattcgattcgagattcGAATAACTTATCGCTGAGGATACGTATGAATGAAtttcaacgaaagattcattaAAATCAAAACTAGTATTTAATGGTAGAGATTCGTTCATAAGATGACCGTTGTGATCTGAAACCGAATTAGAAgagtcttttttttgcaggagGGACGATGGCGCCTGTATTGCTTAAGAGTTtcctttttaataaaacataaggGAAgataggtaaagacggacacctagaggaaaaagaaaaaaatctaggGATATATAAATACAACGACTTGGCCCATTGCAACGACGATTCATTCAGCCGTGAATTTAGGAATTGTAAGCGCCACTTCTAACACCTCGTAGAATGCAGAATCGAAAGCATTATTGAATCATTGGACACGAACAGCTGACGTTGCTCCAGCtaacatgaaaacaattttaaacttcCCGTTAGGAAATTAATCCACGGATAGTCCGCGACCACAGCATGCTGGAGGGACTTGTTAATGGCATTTTCACGCAactttttgatgtttttaatcCAGTATATTCACTTATTCCTGAACGATGTCATATCAATGTCCcttctttttgttgattaaagttgtccaagtcGTGGTAAGATATTCGGTTTCGTGAAGCGTCGAGCGAGTGACAGCATAACGCATGACTGCTATATTTGATTAATGGTTAATAGTCAATGGTCACTGGTTAACGTTATAATCTAGAAATCCCGTGACTCaagctgcttcttcttctttggcacaacaaccgctgtcggtcaaggcctgcctgccactcactaatgaagtgagcttggctttcagtgacttattgttaccatagcaggatagtcaaagtcctacgtatgggtatgggggcacggtctattcgggacttgaacccatgacgggcatgttgttacgtcgtacgagttaacgactataccaccagaccggccttACTCAAGCTGCTACTACCTAAAATGTTTCAGTAAGAAACTCTTACATTGTACCATCACCAGTGTAAACTGTCTCTAAATCAATAATATGTatgataaaattattattttttaatgggTTGCTCActgaaaaatatttctttgAGATGCGATAAAGCAGGTGTGTCAAACTGACGGCCCACGAGTCGCATGCGGTCCCTGAGGGTTCTGTAAGCGGCTCGTGACGCTACGAAGTATTGATTAATCCAGTCTATATTTGAAATAGAATGCCATTGGCATCGATATTCAACGTAAATATTGGAGCCCACGAATGGGTGTTCGGGTCAACAAGTGGCCTGTGGAACAAATGAGTTTAACACATCTGCTATATATTTATAGCAATCATAAAATATTGTGAAAATACTGATCGTTCCCTGTCTTTCTGTTCAAAATGTAGATTACTTACCAATACCgaaaaaacatgataaaattccacttaaaaattgtattgcttttCTCTAAATTATAATTTTCCATTGTGCAATGCTATCGCCGATCgtctaaaaaaaaactaataagcTCTTGCCCAATTTCCATTAGCATTTCCCACTCAATCGAAACGCATTACGCAAACCGATTTCCACCGGTGCATTTGTAAGGTTCCTTTTCCCAAACCGGGACAATTAAGCGCCCACATTGCTCAATTCCTACCTTTCTTCACAAAACTCTACACACAGTCAtctaattaataaaaaaaatcaacacaaagAAACCCACCTATTCCTACTGCCGGTTTGTCTGGATTGTCTTTCACCAGTCTGGTAACTTAAATACAACCATGCAAACCCTACTCGAATGAAATTTAGGTGATCCGCGTGCCAAATAAATTACAACCTGCTGAGGCCCTGCACTACCAGGTGGTGGGTACAGATTTATGCGCTgccagaacacacacacacacacacacactcacacacccttACCGTGATGCGACGGGCGCGAACCGCGAGCGAGAAAATCGCCAGCAGAAACGTGATTAATTTTCACGCCCTCATTGGCAAATAAAGGCGGCACACGAGAGATTGGACTGCATCCATCTTACGCTGGTCGGTGGTAGCGGCCGGTGCGAACCTAAATCGCCACCCCACAAAGGCACGGACACAATGTGCAAAAGGGGAAGGGATTTATAAGCTGACCCACACACTTGCTAGACCTTCCGCTGAAGTGTTGCATTGCCCTCCTTCCCCCTCCGCTTGGGTAATGAATTGCACCGATTTTCAtggttttcacttttttcgcctttcatcatcaccatcaacagcaggaggagaaggaggaggtgCAGTGACGGAGGGAAAATTGGCAGAAAAGGGTGTTGGTTTTTCCTTCCTGCGGCGCAGCAGCCGTCGTGCAGAAATCTCTATCAACATTTATCTTTTTAAAACACgattgtttctattttctctcGGGTTCGTACACTCGGGAAGCTCTCGGCTGCTGCTTCTTGGCGGCGTGTTGCGAGTTAGGAGTAACGCATGGGTCGCTGTGTTTTTTGTGCAGAAATGAGCCACCCCAGATTTAAGCTGGAACCCATCCATCGTCTCATCCATCCGGCCACCGGGTACTGCACCGG
This is a stretch of genomic DNA from Anopheles merus strain MAF chromosome 2R, AmerM5.1, whole genome shotgun sequence. It encodes these proteins:
- the LOC121588148 gene encoding uncharacterized protein LOC121588148 isoform X2; this encodes MGLLEWIKKDKRHRRRDSAPPKVGQVQDLAYLEALAKFNDWRAQQRNSDIHSEPKTPTGQLHATLPPRITLSAHGTIKEEASDHDDSDDGDFSSDIELARDERMILNRSASRFEVPKSPRYARHHRSATTGAPPGTPCSLLTDAAAPKKPKRSVEFYRNINRIPTDTSSNASSQHCTSQWNNNGKTIEKNHSNPSDTRFSLPAVLVSDPTDRLRKRTKATATPKPNNTIYENEVAEFEAHHINGTFGDSYMVQSPPRLFYKANASPYADGTPKKQSNLKARPRVFKDKPAPAPPTVGAQSSAPTASVRLSSCLPKQRHHSDSDSPLTGSYRKYELNSSSVYDEHVISSRAYRGSMKPASAQEERAPASSKQRHKSLSYQTIVNKHGDLVDYALPFSDNADTTAETKPDQNNSKHLTPGQDTLAEIRNCEQLINENFQFLQTTAFHDDSTSIIIEPISVLKGRSRRIITDLDRSSASTLKEDEDEPLDQQQDRERLEMERVDEMLETRQREIDAQLAQLALQDDPQDILLELDSLQKWSKNIQMSDDFLQTRYSEQNLLESFRRTIGSNLLTCFPNEVRYRVGCLRSAFACPLEFSCGLFRGGAVTLRKYSLNMERSLYFAEEACRRDFEVLSQVRHPTMATLMAVSYDSALNQATLLLEPFDFTLFDYIHKMNKRLSLIHATTVVQQISSAVCYLQECGYIHSNISSGCILMRRYPYSVKLTSFELTTDASSDEVRREIENRYGSTSSSRNSMTSSQHDELKKITTYARLIKNDEQFLRDKYRKLSSEVCETRFKPSHAAQLSFGEGSGYDCRASRFLPYCKEYREKFSLFYYVAPELLIPKASFVYPSKSTDVYSIALLLWEILNGYVPFVVYNRAELEKLHTSADLPLPMFEKERCERFRQIFEGGLGDLNSRKITMGNVADLLDCLLLELGMEKNGTYDWLAEDYEEHANSSEVRLKNELNDVRKQSAHIEKADKIYFHTEESELAKTPKQLPKKPVRKINKVIYDRTSTVKKHKKPPRANKKAAKELFEVQHQLNKSFIEQNDQDGVQHNRDSSEGKFLDSVQKDSSTTKSLEQIISDPPQINLQPVRPSCSDSEDKGTPLQRNHPSKSCDSSPGTRRRSITPKLNNSFRFTIGDFTLPDTPIARKNKIRKHAWLSDQKLRMAEESQPATPEDCRSKSFFNAELAARSGSFLTSTNLNCSTSLQDIKPKRINISVNIIRSPEPRPTTVTVRKSCTPALIVEGGTPYEETLWKKEKLICERSQLPVAEELKEAKQDSQLPEELQQEEKTGGSLDDSLSVVTAHLSSVRDVIKKIETTFEKTGFDYSPVRKMEGSAKKPSCEGGSRRGGEGSLVVEENLLVPTRVLELEKTLEAEETSMMKETQHEREATGAEAIAQEFSPVPIPAPPPSPPASASPKISGISHLNVLLANHRSKPKEPAAPVSPAELQQAAAVLPVAEEAQRAPEAVENMPAPTPMAVTFAPNSQLYLRRKALNGGGNSVATIHHQQTVYRESVVSSTERLAGTFVEPSLAATTTTTTTATSTAIPPGSARKKKLTTRVTVNMRKISRRASDISPASSRPNSANLDDVDLPSSGCITPTGNGQGCGVSTVRHSCGNELLRAFSKLRLIASEEQPAKPTSNDPNGRSVTPGTHQINVGAASRIDRLVCCNCGNSMVPAEGLNVPAGSRIGMTAAFGEMNFPRESFVSMFEPPMTPTPGSAMAGRFHSMTPFQKSTEDLYIDDDFCQGLNHMGANMELVEPLDEGQYLDTYGYDIYATEIYHAEEEEELEDGHDAEHFTFPGHTAAAVASAESTDDEAKFLEKCSLLNSQTLTAEFATLASPIDCDPVHPAAFGPETLPTEQTEQ
- the LOC121588148 gene encoding uncharacterized protein LOC121588148 isoform X1 — protein: MGLLEWIKKDKRHRRRDSAPPKVGQVQDLAYLEALAKFNDWRAQQRNSDIHSEPKTPTGQLHATLPPRITLSAHGTIKEEASDHDDSDDGDFSSDIELARDERMILNRSASRFEVPKSPRYARHHRSATTGAPPGTPCSLLTDAAAPKKPKRSVEFYRNINRIPTDTSSNASSQHCTSQWNNNGKTIEKNHSNPSDTRFSLPAVLVSDPTDRLRKRTKATATPKPNNTIYENEVAEFEAHHINGTFGDSYMVQSPPRLFYKANASPYADGTPKKQSNLKARPRVFKDKPAPAPPTVGAQSSAPTASVRLSSCLPKQRHHSDSDSPLTGSYRKYELNSSSVYDEHVISSRAYRGSMKPASAQEERAPASSKQRHKSLSYQTIVNKHGDLVDYALPFSDNADTTAETKPDQNNSKHLTPGQDTLAEIRNCEQLINENFQFLQTTAFHDDSTSIIIEPISVLKGRSRRIITDLDRSSASTLKEDEDEPLDQQQDRERLEMERVDEMLETRQREIDAQLAQLALQDDPQDILLELDSLQKWSKNIQMSDDFLQTRYSEQNLLESFRRTIGSNLLTCFPNEVRYRVGCLRSAFACPLEFSCGLFRGGAVTLRKYSLNMERSLYFAEEACRRDFEVLSQVRHPTMATLMAVSYDSALNQATLLLEPFDFTLFDYIHKMNKRLSLIHATTVVQQISSAVCYLQECGYIHSNISSGCILMRRYPYSVKLTSFELTTDASSDEVRREIENRYGSTSSSRNSMTSSQHDELKKITTYARLIKNDEQFLRDKYRKLSSEVCETRFKPSHAAQLSFGEGSGYDCRASRFLPYCKEYREKFSLFYYVAPELLIPKASFVYPSKSTDVYSIALLLWEILNGYVPFVVYNRAELEKLHTSADLPLPMFEKERCERFRQIFEGGLGDLNSRKITMGNVADLLDCLLLELGMEKNGTYDWLAEDYEEHANSSEVRLKNELNDVRKQSAHIEKADKIYFHTEESELAKTPKQLPKKPVRKINKVKVSPQAHQQPEVPSQPSGKERPPVLDKKSPLSSTFSLSNSAIYQTIFDFNNKFLSPKSSSKQVIYDRTSTVKKHKKPPRANKKAAKELFEVQHQLNKSFIEQNDQDGVQHNRDSSEGKFLDSVQKDSSTTKSLEQIISDPPQINLQPVRPSCSDSEDKGTPLQRNHPSKSCDSSPGTRRRSITPKLNNSFRFTIGDFTLPDTPIARKNKIRKHAWLSDQKLRMAEESQPATPEDCRSKSFFNAELAARSGSFLTSTNLNCSTSLQDIKPKRINISVNIIRSPEPRPTTVTVRKSCTPALIVEGGTPYEETLWKKEKLICERSQLPVAEELKEAKQDSQLPEELQQEEKTGGSLDDSLSVVTAHLSSVRDVIKKIETTFEKTGFDYSPVRKMEGSAKKPSCEGGSRRGGEGSLVVEENLLVPTRVLELEKTLEAEETSMMKETQHEREATGAEAIAQEFSPVPIPAPPPSPPASASPKISGISHLNVLLANHRSKPKEPAAPVSPAELQQAAAVLPVAEEAQRAPEAVENMPAPTPMAVTFAPNSQLYLRRKALNGGGNSVATIHHQQTVYRESVVSSTERLAGTFVEPSLAATTTTTTTATSTAIPPGSARKKKLTTRVTVNMRKISRRASDISPASSRPNSANLDDVDLPSSGCITPTGNGQGCGVSTVRHSCGNELLRAFSKLRLIASEEQPAKPTSNDPNGRSVTPGTHQINVGAASRIDRLVCCNCGNSMVPAEGLNVPAGSRIGMTAAFGEMNFPRESFVSMFEPPMTPTPGSAMAGRFHSMTPFQKSTEDLYIDDDFCQGLNHMGANMELVEPLDEGQYLDTYGYDIYATEIYHAEEEEELEDGHDAEHFTFPGHTAAAVASAESTDDEAKFLEKCSLLNSQTLTAEFATLASPIDCDPVHPAAFGPETLPTEQTEQ